A section of the Halopiger aswanensis genome encodes:
- a CDS encoding ArsR/SmtB family transcription factor — protein sequence MSEETDLSTVLAVLDDEYAREILTHTSVEPMSASTLSERCDASLPTIYRRLDRLEECRLVTEETELAPDGNHYSVYSANLDNLELSLEDGTFDLEVSYRDEDVADKFTRMWEGMR from the coding sequence GTGAGTGAGGAGACTGACCTGTCGACGGTGCTCGCAGTCCTCGACGACGAGTACGCACGGGAAATCCTCACGCATACGAGCGTCGAACCCATGTCTGCCAGTACTTTGAGCGAACGGTGTGATGCGTCCCTGCCGACGATCTATCGTCGGCTCGATCGCCTCGAGGAGTGTCGCCTCGTCACCGAAGAGACGGAGCTCGCACCCGACGGGAACCACTACAGCGTCTACAGCGCGAACCTCGATAACCTGGAACTCTCGCTGGAAGACGGGACGTTCGACCTCGAAGTATCGTATCGCGACGAGGACGTCGCGGACAAGTTCACCCGAATGTGGGAGGGGATGCGATGA
- a CDS encoding DUF7521 family protein: MSAPVRLDEATLFELLTVASLFLVAILGTLIAYQAYRGYRRNDAPSMLYLAGGLLLLTLCPFLVNVTITTATELEQVVTAFLENVSRLLGLLAIMYSLYGQH, from the coding sequence ATGAGCGCCCCCGTCCGGCTCGACGAGGCGACGCTGTTCGAACTCCTGACCGTCGCGAGTCTCTTCCTCGTCGCAATCCTCGGGACGCTCATCGCGTATCAGGCTTACCGGGGCTACCGTCGCAACGACGCCCCTTCGATGCTCTATCTCGCCGGCGGCTTGCTGTTGCTGACGCTCTGTCCGTTCCTCGTCAACGTCACGATCACGACCGCGACCGAACTCGAGCAGGTCGTGACTGCCTTCCTCGAGAACGTGAGCCGGCTGCTCGGGCTGCTCGCGATCATGTACTCGCTGTACGGGCAGCATTGA
- a CDS encoding metal-dependent hydrolase, whose protein sequence is MWPWEHAIVGYLVYSLVSRLYYRESPDGPEALAAVIASVLPDVIDKPLAWEFEVFETGYALGHSIFFAVPLGVAAGLLARSVGRTRAGIAFAIGYLLHLPSDILDGYLRGGVVYPEIVLWPVATVPTRSRAQGLFDQFFQFFARYRNELAAGDLSTYRTVQIALALGAVLVWLIDGAPVLRECLAGVKRLLLGRSGRNDRSKAGPGNRD, encoded by the coding sequence ATGTGGCCATGGGAGCACGCGATCGTCGGCTACCTCGTCTACTCGCTCGTGAGTCGCCTCTACTACCGGGAGTCGCCTGACGGCCCGGAAGCGCTCGCGGCCGTGATCGCGTCGGTACTGCCCGACGTCATCGACAAACCGCTAGCCTGGGAGTTCGAGGTGTTCGAGACGGGATACGCGCTCGGGCATTCGATTTTCTTCGCGGTGCCGCTCGGAGTCGCCGCCGGTCTCCTCGCTCGGTCAGTCGGCCGGACGCGAGCCGGCATCGCGTTCGCGATCGGCTACCTCCTGCACCTTCCCTCGGACATCCTCGACGGCTACCTCCGCGGCGGGGTCGTCTACCCCGAGATCGTCCTCTGGCCGGTCGCGACGGTGCCGACGCGGAGTCGAGCCCAGGGGCTTTTCGACCAGTTCTTTCAGTTCTTCGCTCGGTATCGCAACGAGTTGGCGGCCGGTGATCTCTCGACGTATCGAACGGTCCAGATCGCGCTCGCACTCGGCGCGGTACTCGTCTGGCTGATCGACGGTGCGCCCGTCCTCCGGGAGTGTCTGGCGGGTGTGAAACGGCTCCTCCTCGGACGCAGCGGACGGAACGACCGCTCGAAGGCCGGCCCTGGAAATCGGGACTAG
- a CDS encoding universal stress protein has translation MQYLVGTDSVHTTAAICDYLDGRTTSDDSVTVVAAIDDDTARQDAQEALNVAPVRLATVDDVDTDVRDGDPASILRDVADEIGADELVIGARSGNPDATAALGSTAQAILESATRPVVVVPVPEL, from the coding sequence ATGCAGTATCTGGTCGGCACCGACTCCGTACACACGACCGCAGCGATCTGTGACTACCTGGACGGCCGGACGACGAGCGACGATTCGGTGACGGTCGTCGCCGCCATCGACGATGATACGGCCCGCCAGGACGCCCAGGAAGCGCTCAACGTCGCCCCGGTTCGTCTCGCAACCGTCGACGATGTCGACACGGACGTCCGAGACGGCGACCCCGCATCGATCCTCCGGGATGTCGCCGACGAGATCGGCGCCGACGAACTCGTCATCGGCGCCCGCAGCGGCAACCCGGACGCGACGGCCGCCCTCGGGTCGACGGCGCAGGCTATCCTCGAGTCGGCGACGCGGCCGGTCGTGGTCGTTCCGGTGCCGGAACTCTAA